A genome region from Prionailurus bengalensis isolate Pbe53 chromosome B4, Fcat_Pben_1.1_paternal_pri, whole genome shotgun sequence includes the following:
- the SCNN1A gene encoding amiloride-sensitive sodium channel subunit alpha, which yields MKGEQHEEQGLGPDPAAPPQPKEEEEALIEFHRSYRDLFQFFCNNTTIHGAIRLVCSQHNRMKTAFWAVLWLCAFGMMYWQFGQLFGEYFSYPVSLNINLNSDKLVFPAVTICTLNPYRYTQIKEELEELDRITEQTLYDLYKYNSSSTLGTHPRGRRDLREPWPHPLQRLWAPAPPPGARGVRSAASSVRDNNPQVNRKDWKVGFQLCNRNKSDCFYQTYSSGVDAVREWYRFHYINILSRLRDTSPSSEEDMLDNFIFACRFNQASCNQANYSHFHHPIYGNCYTFNGKNNSNLWMSSMPGIKNGLSLTLRTEQNDFIPLLSTVTGARVMVHGQDEPAFMDDGGFNLRPGVETSISMRKEALDRLGGDYGDCTKNGSEVPVENLYLTKYTQQVCIHSCFQDSMIKECGCAYIFYPLPKNAEFCDYRKHNSWGYCYYKLQDAFSSDRLGCFTKCRKPCSVTSYQLSAGYSRWPSVTSQDWIFQMLSRQNNYTINNKRNGVAKLNIFFKELNYKTNSESPSVTMATLLSNLGSQWSLWFGSSVLSVVEMAELIFDLLVITFLMLLRRFRSRYWSPGRGGRGAQEVASTPASSLPSHFCPHSTSPPGPATSPALMAPPPAYATLGPCPSPSNLVEASSSAYTLGEP from the exons ATGAAAGGAGAGCAGCATGAGGAGCAGGGGCTGGGCCCCGACCCTGCGGCACCCCCGCAGcccaaagaggaggaggaggccctgATCGAGTTCCACCGCTCCTACCGAGACCTCTTCCAGTTCTTCTGCAACAACACCACCATCCACGGTGCCATCCGCCTGGTGTGCTCCCAGCACAACCGCATGAAGACGGCCTTCTGGGCTGTGCTCTGGCTCTGTGCCTTCGGCATGATGTACTGGCAGTTCGGCCAGCTGTTCGGGGAGTACTTCAGCTACCCCGTCAGCCTCAACATCAACCTCAACTCAGACAAGCTCGTCTTCCCCGCCGTCACCATCTGCACCCTCAATCCCTACAG GTACACGCAAATTAAAGAGGAGCTGGAGGAGCTGGACCGCATCACAGAGCAGACGCTCTACGACCTGTACAAATACAACTCCTCCAGCACCCTGGGGACCCACCCCCGCGGTCGTCGCGACTTGCGGGAGCCCTGGCCGCACCCCCTGCAGCGCCTGtgggccccggccccgccccccggggcccGCGGAGTCCGCAGCGCAGCCTCCAGCGTGCGGGACAATAACCCCCAAGTGAACAGGAAGGACTGGAAGGTCGGCTTCCAGTTG TGCAACCGGAACAAATCGGACTGCTTTTACCAGACGTACTCGTCAGGGGTGGATGCAGTGAGGGAGTGGTACCGTTTCCACTACATCAACATTCTTTCTCGACTGCGAGACACTTCTCCATCCTCAGAGGAGGACATGCTGGACAACTTCATCTTTGCCTGTCGCTTCAACCAGGCCTCCTGCAATCAGGC GAATTACTCCCACTTTCACCACCCGATATATGGGAACTGCTACACTTTCAATGGCAAGAACAACTCTAACCTCTGGATGTCTTCCATGCCTGGGATCAAAAATG GTCTGTCCCTGACGCTGCGCACAGAGCAGAATGACTTCATCCCGCTGCTGTCCACGGTGACCGGGGCCAGGGTAATGGTGCATGGGCAGGATGAGCCTGCCTTCATGGACGATGGCGGCTTTAACTTGAGGCCTGGTGTGGAGACCTCCATCAGTATGAGGAAG GAAGCCCTGGACAGACTTGGGGGCGACTATGGTGACTGTACCAAGAATGGCAGTGAAGTCCCCGTGGAGAACCTTTATCTTACCAAGTATACACAGCAG GTGTGTATCCACTCCTGCTTCCAGGACAGCATGATCAAGGAGTGTGGCTGTGCCTACATCTTCTATCCGTTGCCCAAGAACGCGGAGTTCTGTGACTACAGGAAGCATAATTCCTGGG GTTACTGTTACTATAAGCTCCAGGATGCCTTTTCCTCAGACCGCCTGGGGTGTTTCACCAAGTGCCGGAAGCCGTGCAG TGTGACCAGCTACCAGCTCTCTGCTGGTTACTCACGATGGCCCTCAGTGACATCCCAG GACTGGATCTTCCAGATGCTATCCCGACAGAACAATTATACTATCAACAACAAAAG AAATGGGGTCGCCAAACTCAACATCTTCTTCAAGGAGCTGAACTACAAAAccaattctgagtctccctctgtcACG ATGGCCACTCTCCTGTCCAACCTGGGCAGCCAGTGGAGCCTGTGGTTCGGCTCCTCGGTGCTGTCTGTGGTGGAGATGGCTGAACTCATCTTTGACCTCCTGGTCATCACGTTCCTCATGCTGCTCCGGAGGTTCCGAAGCCGATACTGGTCTCCAGGCCGAGGGGGCAGGGGTGCCCAGGAAGTGGCCTCCACTCCAGCTTCCTCCCTCCCGTCCCATTTCTGCCCCCACTCCACATCCCCACCAGGCCCTGCTACCTCCCCGGCCTTGATGGCCCCTCCGCCTGCCTATGCCACTCTGGGTCCCTGCCCATCTCCATCCAACTTGGTGGAGGCCAGCTCCTCTGCCTATACTCTGGGGGAGCCttga